The window GATTCACATAGATGCCGTTCTTTTTCCGCGGACTGCCCGCGTTGTAAGCCGCTATCATGTCATCGCCTGAATACCCTTTTTTATCCCTGAACCATGCGAGATGAGCGCAGCCGAACCTGATACCGGTCTTCGGTTCGGTCAGCACGGAAAGATATTTCGATCTCAGACCCCGCTCCCTCGCGACGGCGCCCATAACCTGCATGAGCCCCCACGACGTCTTCTGCGAGATCGTCTCCGTCGGAGAAAGATTCTCACCAACCAGCCACCTGTAATGAGGCTCATATCGAATCGC of the Candidatus Neomarinimicrobiota bacterium genome contains:
- a CDS encoding transglycosylase SLT domain-containing protein, with product MQRVKPHIGSILSVSGRYDIDPYLVAAFCEVESRFNTYAIRYEPHYRWLVGENLSPTETISQKTSWGLMQVMGAVARERGLRSKYLSVLTEPKTGIRFGCAHLAWFRDKKGYSGDDMIAAYNAGSPRKKNGIYVNQGYVDKVNRHFQEIKNLALFDPFVQI